A region of Roseobacter litoralis Och 149 DNA encodes the following proteins:
- a CDS encoding right-handed parallel beta-helix repeat-containing protein, whose protein sequence is MRLLDGHGFASRSLLVTGHGLFGEVRLAARITGLTSNATFGATAQSGASLGFAVSGLPDGVTVTGQSWRTSSAGELATTATYAPDASTNDLENLFVVLTLSDGESIQTPASIIRHPAPVAGTLAPVLEVQGNGTPSVNLAAGFTGADLRYSASPAWITISGSTATIADALRSEVVAITATNSGGSVTVDLAVSIAVRAPVEVQVSPSGNDTTGDGTVLAPFATPQAAQAVMIPGDTLILRPGVYDPFEVLLNGGAASRITVATLPSEVGQAIIRGDLQQHVAYGGPGVAQDNATRDGIRIDGKSYITLRGLTIEYVWRNGVFIKGAGQNTVTGNHIVEDCLVRHTGLSGIMACGERPELAVGANDAFRTRYVTIRNNEVTQTNVVTDYNDTVTNSFGEPGGVGEAITLANSLRYAYVYNNYIHDSRQYGIDFKNHVVDGEITGNRIEDVVRYGIYLDAGETDVRRILVDGNIIQRCRAGIVIAREEDGNDSGDNLIVEDIDLVNNTLANLSRVGIHYQRHPNKDQQDIGYFRRVRARFNTLYNTNTDGSYRDISIDGIATFGVNRAGQQIVSGIELIGNLAWNPDGQMRMATDVAGDPRFTVAQNHNVRNGAFVGDDPLFVDAANGDFNLRAGSPARAKVTTAAYIAGLYAKDSNGTAHVLPTSAGAYYAAA, encoded by the coding sequence ATGAGATTGCTGGATGGTCATGGTTTTGCGTCGCGCAGTCTGCTGGTCACCGGCCACGGGCTGTTTGGTGAAGTACGGCTCGCCGCGCGCATCACGGGGCTGACCAGCAACGCTACATTTGGGGCCACTGCCCAAAGCGGGGCGAGCCTCGGCTTTGCTGTCTCGGGCCTGCCGGACGGCGTGACGGTCACCGGCCAGTCATGGCGCACGTCATCGGCAGGTGAACTGGCGACGACAGCAACCTACGCACCTGATGCCAGCACAAATGACCTTGAGAACCTCTTTGTTGTTCTGACCTTGTCGGATGGAGAGAGCATCCAGACACCCGCCAGCATCATCCGGCACCCCGCCCCGGTGGCAGGCACACTTGCGCCGGTGCTGGAGGTGCAAGGCAACGGCACCCCATCCGTCAATCTGGCCGCCGGGTTCACCGGCGCTGATCTGAGGTATTCAGCCAGCCCCGCATGGATCACGATCAGCGGCAGCACCGCCACGATTGCAGATGCGCTGCGCTCGGAGGTGGTGGCGATCACCGCGACGAACTCCGGTGGATCGGTGACGGTTGATCTGGCGGTGAGTATTGCGGTACGCGCACCTGTTGAAGTTCAGGTCTCGCCCTCGGGCAACGACACGACCGGCGACGGCACCGTGCTGGCCCCCTTTGCCACGCCGCAGGCCGCACAGGCGGTCATGATCCCCGGTGACACGCTGATCCTGCGCCCCGGTGTCTATGATCCATTTGAAGTACTTTTGAATGGCGGAGCCGCGAGCCGGATCACCGTCGCAACCCTGCCCAGCGAGGTGGGTCAGGCGATCATCCGGGGCGATCTGCAGCAGCATGTGGCCTATGGCGGCCCCGGTGTTGCCCAGGACAATGCGACCCGCGATGGCATTCGCATCGATGGTAAAAGCTATATCACCCTGCGCGGGCTGACCATTGAATACGTCTGGCGCAACGGCGTGTTCATCAAAGGGGCGGGTCAGAACACGGTCACCGGCAACCACATCGTCGAGGACTGTCTGGTGCGCCACACCGGCCTCAGTGGCATCATGGCCTGCGGCGAGCGGCCCGAGCTGGCCGTCGGCGCGAATGATGCGTTCCGCACGCGCTATGTCACGATCCGAAACAACGAGGTGACCCAGACCAATGTAGTCACCGATTACAATGACACGGTCACGAACTCCTTCGGCGAACCCGGCGGAGTCGGCGAGGCGATCACCCTCGCCAACAGCCTGCGCTATGCCTACGTTTACAACAATTACATCCACGACAGCCGCCAGTACGGCATCGACTTCAAGAACCACGTGGTCGACGGAGAAATCACCGGCAACCGGATCGAGGACGTCGTCCGGTACGGCATCTATCTGGATGCGGGCGAAACGGATGTGCGCCGCATTCTGGTGGATGGCAACATCATTCAGCGGTGCCGTGCAGGCATCGTGATCGCGCGCGAGGAAGACGGCAACGACAGTGGTGACAACCTGATTGTCGAGGACATTGATCTGGTCAACAACACGCTGGCCAACCTGTCTCGTGTCGGCATCCATTATCAGCGACATCCGAACAAGGATCAGCAGGACATCGGGTACTTTCGCCGCGTCCGGGCGCGGTTCAACACGCTCTACAACACCAACACCGATGGCAGCTATCGCGACATCAGCATCGATGGGATCGCAACCTTTGGTGTCAACCGGGCGGGCCAGCAGATCGTGTCGGGGATCGAGTTGATCGGCAACCTCGCCTGGAACCCGGACGGGCAGATGCGCATGGCCACGGATGTGGCGGGCGATCCCCGCTTCACGGTTGCGCAAAACCACAATGTCCGGAACGGCGCGTTCGTCGGCGATGACCCGCTGTTTGTTGATGCGGCCAATGGTGACTTCAACCTGCGCGCCGGATCCCCGGCGCGCGCCAAGGTCACGACGGCTGCGTATATTGCCGGTCTGTATGCCAAGGATAGCAATGGCACCGCGCATGTATTGCCGACCTCAGCGGGCGCTTACTATGCCGCTGCCTAG
- the rimK gene encoding 30S ribosomal protein S6--L-glutamate ligase, with amino-acid sequence MDKLTFGWEEWVSLPDLGLPAIKAKVDTGARTSALHAHDIEVFGPAKTPKVRFNVHPVSGRDDISITCSAPLVDRREVTSSNGEAEQRFVISSELHVGGQTWPIEITLTNRASMNSRMLLGRQALNDHISISPTERHLQPELSYEDYHSASLKKGAPKRALRIAVLSREDNYSTRRLVEVGETRGHVVEVIDTTRCYMAINTMSPEVHYDGKRLPRYDAVIPRIGASVTPYGTAVIRQFEAIGTYCVNGSAGITASRDKLHAHQVLATKRIGMPSTAFAASPKDTSNLMALVGTAPLIVKLLESTQGKGVVLAETKKAAESVIDAFRGLKANFLVQDFVKEAAGEDIRCLVIAGKVVAAMKRTGAEGDFRSNLHRGGSAKVVRITKEERDTAVRAARAFGLGKAGVDLLRSTSGPKVLEVNSSPGFEGIEKATGKDIVGKLYDEIETRVRPQPARKRRS; translated from the coding sequence ATGGACAAGCTTACATTCGGTTGGGAGGAATGGGTATCTCTGCCCGACCTCGGTTTGCCTGCTATTAAGGCAAAAGTCGACACAGGCGCGCGCACCTCGGCCCTGCATGCCCACGACATCGAAGTCTTTGGCCCGGCCAAGACGCCAAAGGTCCGCTTTAATGTCCATCCGGTTTCAGGACGGGATGATATTTCCATCACCTGCTCTGCACCGCTTGTTGACCGCAGGGAAGTCACGTCCTCAAATGGCGAGGCGGAACAGCGTTTCGTGATATCTTCAGAGCTGCATGTCGGGGGGCAAACCTGGCCGATAGAGATTACGCTCACCAATCGCGCCTCGATGAATTCCCGTATGCTTCTGGGGCGACAGGCATTGAATGATCATATTTCAATATCGCCGACCGAACGTCACCTGCAACCTGAACTCAGCTATGAGGATTATCACAGCGCGTCCCTGAAAAAGGGCGCACCAAAACGCGCGCTGCGCATTGCTGTTCTCAGCCGCGAAGACAACTATTCAACGCGGCGCCTCGTAGAGGTTGGTGAAACACGCGGCCATGTTGTTGAAGTTATCGACACAACCCGTTGTTATATGGCCATTAATACCATGTCACCCGAAGTTCACTACGATGGCAAACGCCTGCCACGCTACGATGCAGTCATTCCTCGGATTGGCGCATCTGTAACGCCCTACGGCACCGCTGTAATCCGTCAGTTCGAAGCTATCGGGACCTACTGCGTGAACGGCTCTGCCGGGATCACCGCGAGCCGCGACAAACTGCACGCGCATCAGGTTTTGGCCACAAAACGGATCGGGATGCCATCGACCGCCTTTGCGGCTTCCCCTAAGGATACGTCCAACCTGATGGCATTGGTGGGTACGGCTCCGCTGATCGTCAAATTGCTCGAAAGCACGCAAGGCAAAGGCGTTGTCCTTGCCGAAACCAAGAAAGCCGCGGAATCCGTGATTGATGCGTTCCGGGGTCTCAAGGCAAATTTTCTGGTGCAGGATTTCGTCAAGGAAGCCGCAGGCGAAGACATCCGTTGTCTGGTGATCGCAGGCAAGGTGGTCGCGGCGATGAAACGCACCGGGGCGGAGGGCGATTTTCGCTCCAACTTGCATCGGGGTGGTTCGGCGAAAGTCGTGCGCATAACCAAAGAAGAACGCGACACAGCGGTTCGCGCCGCACGGGCGTTTGGCCTCGGCAAAGCAGGTGTTGATCTATTGCGCTCCACGTCCGGGCCAAAGGTGCTGGAGGTTAATTCCTCCCCCGGGTTTGAAGGGATCGAAAAAGCGACCGGCAAAGACATTGTCGGCAAGCTCTATGATGAGATCGAAACCCGCGTGCGCCCACAACCTGCGCGCAAACGTAGGTCGTAG
- a CDS encoding SPFH domain-containing protein: MDIETLIVDLLSGNIVLLLLAALLIIVVVKGVKIVPQSEQYVIERFGRLRSVLGPGINLIVPFIDRVAHEISILERQLPNASQDAITKDNVLLQVETSVFYRITEPERTVYRIRDVDAAIATTVAGIVRAEIGKMDLDDVQANRAHLITTIKALVEESVDNWGIQVTRAEILDVNLDQATRDAMLQQLNAERARRAQVTEAEGSKRAVELAADAELYASEQTAKARRILADAEAYATQVVANAINENGLEAAQYQIALKQVESLTALGAGSGKQTIVVPAQAIEAFGDAFKLLKGRGV; this comes from the coding sequence ATGGATATCGAAACCCTGATCGTTGATCTTTTATCTGGCAATATCGTCTTGTTGCTACTGGCGGCCTTGCTAATCATTGTTGTGGTCAAGGGCGTCAAAATCGTGCCTCAGTCCGAGCAATATGTGATTGAGCGTTTTGGCAGGCTGCGCTCGGTGCTTGGACCCGGCATCAACTTGATCGTCCCTTTTATTGATCGGGTTGCGCATGAAATATCCATTCTGGAACGCCAGTTGCCCAACGCCAGTCAGGACGCAATCACCAAGGACAATGTGCTTTTACAGGTGGAAACGTCGGTTTTTTATCGCATTACGGAACCCGAGCGCACAGTTTATCGCATCAGGGATGTGGATGCCGCAATCGCCACGACCGTTGCAGGCATTGTGCGCGCCGAGATTGGCAAGATGGATCTGGATGACGTGCAGGCCAATCGCGCGCATCTCATCACGACGATCAAGGCACTGGTTGAGGAGTCGGTGGATAATTGGGGCATTCAGGTCACCCGCGCTGAAATTCTCGATGTGAATCTCGATCAGGCGACCCGGGATGCCATGCTTCAACAGCTCAATGCAGAGCGGGCACGCCGCGCTCAGGTGACAGAGGCCGAAGGGTCAAAGCGCGCCGTCGAATTGGCGGCCGATGCTGAACTATACGCATCTGAGCAGACGGCAAAGGCGCGCAGAATATTGGCGGATGCGGAAGCCTATGCAACACAGGTTGTCGCGAATGCAATCAACGAAAACGGCCTTGAAGCCGCGCAATACCAGATTGCGTTGAAGCAAGTCGAATCCCTGACGGCGCTGGGGGCTGGCTCTGGTAAGCAGACCATCGTGGTGCCGGCGCAAGCGATCGAAGCCTTTGGGGATGCCTTCAAGCTGCTAAAGGGGCGTGGCGTATGA
- the tgt gene encoding tRNA guanosine(34) transglycosylase Tgt, translating into MRFNFDLQATDGRARTGVISTPRGDIRTPAFMPVGTAATVKAMLPGSVRQTGADILLGNTYHLMLRPTAERIERLGGLHKFMDWDRPILTDSGGFQVMSLAALRKLTEEGVSFKSHIDGSRHMLTPERSMEIQRLLGSDIVMCFDECPALPADRAAIEKSMHLSMRWAARSRDAFGDRPGHALFGIQQGGLEEDLRAQSAAALRDIEFDGYAVGGLAVGEGQEAMFGCLDYAPEQLPHEKPRYLMGVGKPDDIVGAVARGIDMMDCVLPSRSGRTGQVFTRRGVVNIKNARHADDPRPLDEHCTCPACRSYSRAYLHHVFRSQEIISSMLLTWHNLHYYQELMSDMRAAISQGTFVEWTAAFATERAQGDIEPV; encoded by the coding sequence ATGAGATTCAATTTTGACCTTCAGGCCACCGATGGTCGCGCACGCACAGGCGTGATTTCGACGCCGCGGGGCGATATTCGCACCCCTGCCTTTATGCCCGTGGGCACCGCCGCGACCGTCAAGGCGATGCTGCCGGGATCCGTGCGTCAGACTGGTGCGGATATCCTGCTTGGAAATACGTATCATTTGATGCTGCGCCCGACCGCGGAACGGATTGAGCGTCTTGGAGGTTTGCACAAGTTCATGGATTGGGACCGTCCGATTTTAACGGATTCGGGCGGTTTCCAAGTCATGAGCCTCGCCGCTTTGCGCAAGTTGACTGAAGAGGGCGTCAGTTTCAAAAGCCACATTGACGGTTCGCGACACATGTTGACGCCGGAGCGTTCCATGGAAATCCAACGGCTGCTTGGGTCTGACATCGTCATGTGTTTTGACGAATGCCCTGCCTTGCCAGCAGACCGGGCTGCCATTGAGAAAAGCATGCATTTGTCCATGCGCTGGGCTGCACGGTCCAGGGACGCTTTTGGTGACCGCCCGGGGCATGCGCTTTTCGGTATCCAGCAGGGTGGTCTGGAAGAAGATTTGCGCGCGCAAAGTGCGGCGGCCCTGCGCGACATTGAATTTGATGGCTACGCGGTCGGCGGGCTGGCGGTTGGCGAAGGGCAAGAGGCGATGTTTGGCTGTTTGGATTATGCACCGGAACAGTTACCGCATGAAAAGCCCCGGTATCTGATGGGGGTGGGCAAGCCCGATGATATCGTGGGTGCCGTGGCGCGCGGCATCGACATGATGGATTGTGTTTTGCCCAGCCGCTCAGGTCGAACGGGGCAGGTGTTTACGCGTCGGGGTGTTGTGAACATCAAGAACGCGCGCCATGCCGATGATCCGAGGCCGCTGGATGAACATTGCACATGCCCTGCGTGCCGCAGTTATAGCCGGGCCTATCTGCACCACGTTTTCCGGTCGCAGGAGATTATCAGTTCGATGCTCTTAACGTGGCATAACCTGCATTATTATCAAGAGCTTATGTCAGATATGCGTGCCGCAATTTCGCAAGGTACATTCGTAGAATGGACAGCGGCTTTCGCGACTGAGCGTGCTCAAGGTGATATCGAGCCGGTGTAA
- a CDS encoding methyl-accepting chemotaxis protein encodes MNAVTAQFNAEESVSLEKTLHDIRDSVAAARVAAMQVLVFHMQGDKAETQVVAPDELMQALSDVKRAHQSLGKMEVEHLKPLQIELPESISKRVQHVTRDLAELTRTLERCSPCESDGIRGFNPSQDMYDLCCTRVAKGLNKLTSELAGFFLELTEADKSKTMEKTNKIALEIGKIGRVINMVATNASIEAARAGDAGKGFTVIADEVKTLSSRVSSLSVSLTDQLS; translated from the coding sequence ATGAACGCGGTTACCGCTCAATTTAACGCAGAAGAGTCTGTTTCGCTGGAAAAAACACTGCACGATATCCGGGACAGTGTCGCCGCCGCGCGCGTCGCTGCAATGCAAGTCCTCGTGTTCCACATGCAAGGTGACAAGGCAGAAACACAAGTGGTCGCACCCGACGAGTTGATGCAGGCGCTCAGTGATGTGAAGAGAGCCCACCAGAGCCTTGGCAAAATGGAGGTTGAGCATCTCAAGCCACTGCAGATCGAGTTGCCCGAATCGATATCCAAAAGGGTGCAGCACGTCACAAGGGATTTGGCGGAACTGACACGGACGCTTGAGCGGTGCAGCCCCTGCGAATCAGACGGCATTCGCGGGTTCAACCCCTCGCAGGACATGTATGATCTATGTTGTACGCGGGTGGCGAAAGGTCTCAACAAGCTTACGAGCGAATTGGCAGGGTTCTTTCTGGAGCTGACCGAAGCCGACAAATCGAAGACGATGGAAAAAACCAACAAGATTGCGCTTGAGATCGGGAAAATTGGACGGGTCATCAACATGGTTGCGACCAATGCCTCTATCGAAGCGGCCCGTGCCGGAGATGCTGGAAAAGGATTTACCGTCATCGCAGATGAGGTGAAAACCTTGTCATCCCGTGTTTCTTCGCTGTCGGTCTCGTTGACAGATCAACTGTCCTGA
- the lon gene encoding endopeptidase La — MQEPLNASYPVLPLRDIVVFPHMIVPLFVGRDKSVRALEEVMSDDKQILLSSQIDPGEDDPDSDGIFKAGVLANVLQLLKLPDGTVKVLVEGQARVRITEYLDNDSFFEARAEYLTEMPGDLATTEALLRTVTDEFERYAKVKKNVPEEALSAVGESTEPAKLADLVAGHLGIEVAQKQDLLETLSVSERLEKVYGLMQGEMSVLQVEKKIKTRVKSQMERTQREYYLNEQMKAIQQELGDGEDGKNEVAELEAKIADTKLSKEAREKADAEIKKLKNMSPMSAEATVVRNYLDWMLSIPWGKKSRVKKDLTRAQKVLDDDHFGLEKVKERIVEYLAVQQRSTKIKGPIMCLVGPPGVGKTSLGKSVARATGREFIRISLGGVRDESEIRGHRRTYIGSMPGKIIQALKKAKTTNPLILLDEIDKMGQDFRGDPASAMLEVLDPEQNSTFVDHYLEVEYDLSNVMFLTTSNSYNMPGPLLDRMEIIPLAGYTEDEKREIAKQHLIPKQIKNHGLKSKEFELQDSALSEMIRTYTREAGVRNLEREIAKVARKSLTKIIKKEAETVSVTDENIDDFLGVKKYRYGLAEKEDQIGVVTGLAYTSVGGELLSIEALRLPGKGRMKTTGKLGDVMKESIDAASSYVRSISPKIGVKPPQFDRIDIHVHVPDGATPKDGPSAGLAMVTSIVSVLTQIPVRKDIAMTGEVSLRGNAMPIGGLKEKLLAALRGGITTVLIPEENAKDLPEIPDNVKEGLNIIPVSHVSEVLEHALIRKPEGIEWDQEAEDAAAAAALAPAPETNDSATAH, encoded by the coding sequence ATGCAAGAGCCTCTTAACGCCTCATATCCAGTATTGCCGCTGCGCGACATCGTGGTTTTTCCACATATGATCGTTCCCCTTTTTGTGGGGCGCGACAAGTCAGTGCGCGCCCTTGAGGAGGTGATGTCAGATGACAAACAGATTCTGCTGTCGAGCCAGATCGATCCGGGCGAAGATGACCCAGACAGCGACGGAATTTTCAAGGCAGGCGTTCTCGCCAATGTGCTGCAACTGTTAAAGCTGCCCGATGGAACGGTTAAGGTACTGGTCGAGGGGCAAGCGAGAGTTCGGATAACTGAATACCTCGATAACGATAGCTTTTTTGAAGCGCGGGCGGAGTATCTCACCGAAATGCCCGGTGACCTGGCCACGACTGAGGCACTTTTGCGCACGGTCACAGATGAATTTGAGCGTTATGCCAAAGTGAAAAAGAATGTGCCGGAGGAAGCCCTCTCGGCCGTTGGCGAGTCAACCGAACCTGCCAAGCTTGCAGATCTCGTTGCTGGCCATCTGGGCATTGAAGTCGCTCAAAAGCAGGATTTGCTTGAAACGCTGAGCGTGTCTGAGCGGCTTGAAAAGGTCTACGGGCTGATGCAGGGCGAGATGTCCGTGCTTCAGGTCGAAAAGAAAATCAAGACGCGCGTCAAATCGCAGATGGAGCGTACACAGCGCGAATACTATCTGAACGAGCAGATGAAAGCGATTCAGCAAGAGCTCGGCGATGGAGAGGACGGCAAGAATGAAGTTGCCGAACTCGAGGCAAAGATTGCAGATACCAAGCTGAGTAAAGAAGCGCGCGAGAAAGCCGATGCCGAGATTAAAAAGCTCAAGAACATGAGCCCGATGTCAGCGGAAGCAACCGTCGTTCGCAATTATCTAGACTGGATGCTTTCGATCCCTTGGGGAAAGAAATCACGTGTCAAAAAAGACCTGACACGTGCGCAAAAAGTATTGGACGATGATCACTTTGGCTTGGAAAAGGTCAAAGAGCGTATTGTGGAATACCTCGCGGTGCAGCAGCGATCGACCAAGATAAAGGGCCCGATCATGTGTCTGGTTGGACCGCCCGGTGTCGGGAAAACGTCGCTCGGTAAATCCGTGGCGCGCGCTACGGGGCGTGAGTTCATTCGCATCAGCCTTGGCGGTGTACGCGACGAATCCGAAATCCGGGGTCACCGGCGGACTTATATTGGCTCCATGCCCGGCAAAATTATCCAGGCCCTCAAAAAGGCCAAAACAACCAACCCGCTTATCCTTCTGGATGAAATCGACAAAATGGGTCAGGATTTCCGTGGTGATCCTGCATCTGCAATGCTTGAGGTGTTGGATCCGGAACAAAACTCCACTTTCGTGGATCACTATCTCGAGGTCGAATACGACCTGTCAAACGTGATGTTCCTGACCACGTCCAACAGCTATAATATGCCGGGCCCGCTGCTCGACCGGATGGAGATCATACCGCTGGCCGGATATACTGAGGATGAAAAACGTGAGATTGCAAAGCAGCATCTGATTCCGAAGCAAATCAAGAATCATGGACTTAAATCCAAGGAATTCGAGCTGCAAGACAGTGCGTTGAGCGAGATGATCCGTACCTACACCCGAGAAGCGGGTGTTCGGAATCTGGAACGTGAGATCGCCAAAGTCGCCCGTAAGTCCTTGACAAAAATTATCAAAAAGGAGGCTGAAACTGTTTCGGTCACCGACGAGAACATCGATGATTTTCTGGGGGTCAAAAAGTACCGCTATGGGCTTGCCGAAAAGGAAGACCAAATCGGGGTGGTGACGGGGCTGGCGTATACTTCGGTTGGCGGCGAGCTTTTGAGCATTGAGGCGCTGCGATTGCCCGGAAAAGGCCGGATGAAGACCACGGGCAAGTTGGGTGATGTCATGAAGGAATCCATTGATGCCGCATCAAGCTACGTGCGTTCCATCAGCCCAAAGATCGGGGTGAAGCCTCCGCAATTTGATCGGATCGATATTCACGTGCACGTTCCCGATGGGGCCACGCCCAAGGATGGCCCGTCGGCTGGTCTGGCAATGGTGACATCTATCGTGTCTGTGCTTACGCAGATCCCTGTACGCAAGGATATTGCAATGACTGGCGAGGTCTCTTTGCGGGGCAATGCGATGCCGATTGGCGGTTTGAAGGAAAAGCTCCTTGCGGCTTTGCGCGGTGGGATCACGACTGTGCTGATCCCCGAAGAGAACGCCAAGGACCTGCCGGAGATTCCCGACAACGTGAAAGAAGGGTTGAACATTATCCCGGTGTCACATGTGTCCGAGGTGCTTGAGCACGCCCTGATCAGGAAACCTGAGGGCATTGAGTGGGACCAAGAGGCAGAAGATGCCGCTGCCGCTGCTGCCTTGGCACCAGCACCTGAGACGAATGATAGTGCAACGGCGCATTGA
- the tnpA gene encoding IS66-like element accessory protein TnpA: MRGEVLGVERRRRWNDDDKLAIVSSVGIDGATVTHVAHRHDVTRQQIYRWRHELKKKGLWPTGEGAVFLPIDFHIAEAVTPPPEPTPPSAVELRLSNGRCLRFDTAVDAAALTRLIRAVDAA; encoded by the coding sequence ATGCGCGGTGAGGTTTTAGGTGTTGAGCGTCGGCGTCGCTGGAATGACGATGACAAGTTGGCGATTGTTTCATCCGTCGGAATTGACGGGGCGACTGTCACGCATGTTGCGCATAGGCACGATGTGACGCGCCAGCAGATTTACAGATGGCGACATGAGCTTAAGAAGAAGGGGCTGTGGCCCACCGGCGAGGGTGCAGTTTTTCTGCCAATTGACTTCCATATTGCAGAGGCTGTGACACCACCGCCTGAGCCCACGCCGCCATCTGCTGTGGAGCTTCGCTTGAGCAATGGACGTTGTTTGCGATTTGACACTGCCGTGGACGCCGCCGCGCTGACACGACTGATCCGCGCGGTAGACGCGGCGTGA
- the tnpB gene encoding IS66 family insertion sequence element accessory protein TnpB (TnpB, as the term is used for proteins encoded by IS66 family insertion elements, is considered an accessory protein, since TnpC, encoded by a neighboring gene, is a DDE family transposase.), with product MIGPGTGVRVYLACGVTDMRKGIAGLSALTQDVLRQKPAGGAVFAFRGRRGDRLKLLYWDGQGFCLYYKVLERGRFPWPSAKDGSARLTSAQLAMLWEGIDWRRPDWGAPPARVG from the coding sequence GTGATTGGTCCGGGAACTGGGGTTCGGGTCTATCTGGCTTGTGGCGTCACGGATATGAGGAAAGGCATCGCGGGCCTTTCGGCTTTGACCCAGGATGTGCTGCGTCAGAAACCGGCGGGTGGTGCGGTGTTCGCTTTCCGGGGGCGGCGAGGTGATCGGCTGAAGTTGCTGTATTGGGATGGCCAAGGGTTTTGCCTGTACTACAAGGTTCTAGAGCGCGGCCGATTTCCATGGCCAAGCGCCAAAGATGGTTCTGCGCGGTTGACCTCTGCGCAGCTTGCGATGCTCTGGGAAGGGATCGACTGGCGACGTCCGGATTGGGGCGCTCCGCCCGCGCGTGTAGGGTGA